From a single Photobacterium gaetbulicola Gung47 genomic region:
- a CDS encoding hypothetical protein (COG3650) encodes MICRQLPLAPIAGALLLAGCASQPSSGPTPEEIALTTPDVATSSGKVQAFMLRGQVILGHESRSIQPCGSTQQYWLHLPAGDLPAANAVTPPGYEPMYGEFIGHLEPAPEEGFAADYNARFNVKQINLLSAEMRQGCQQPPRKTWAFGNEPGWSIEVAGETVSLSRIGYPPQQQAISSRDIRSGQQVYQGRDFTLTMTQAQCNDTMSDALFGWQATLDWQGTKYTGCATLGATDTTQHWVGTYQGHSDLGAAVLTTTLSLQPDHSAITAYSYSNGQPGLEEKGFWQQAGDGKVKVTMAQYQGRRLISERLFRREDGQLSTRQEIINGETYELGDNGLTLDKLSPVRE; translated from the coding sequence ATGATATGCCGACAACTCCCCCTTGCCCCTATTGCGGGCGCCCTGCTGCTGGCAGGCTGTGCCAGTCAGCCTTCCTCCGGCCCGACGCCAGAAGAAATCGCGCTCACCACGCCGGACGTGGCCACCAGCAGCGGCAAGGTCCAAGCTTTCATGCTGCGCGGCCAGGTGATCCTCGGCCACGAAAGCCGCAGCATCCAGCCCTGCGGCAGCACCCAGCAGTATTGGCTGCATTTGCCTGCCGGCGACCTCCCCGCGGCCAATGCGGTCACGCCGCCAGGGTACGAGCCGATGTACGGTGAGTTTATCGGCCATCTCGAGCCCGCCCCAGAAGAAGGGTTCGCCGCCGACTACAACGCCCGTTTCAACGTAAAACAGATCAACCTGCTGTCAGCCGAAATGCGCCAGGGCTGCCAGCAACCACCGCGCAAGACATGGGCGTTTGGTAACGAGCCGGGATGGTCTATTGAAGTCGCCGGAGAAACGGTCTCACTGAGCCGGATCGGCTACCCGCCCCAGCAGCAAGCGATTAGCAGCCGCGATATCCGCTCTGGCCAGCAGGTCTACCAAGGACGCGATTTCACCCTCACAATGACCCAGGCCCAGTGCAACGACACCATGAGCGATGCCCTGTTCGGCTGGCAGGCGACTCTCGACTGGCAAGGAACGAAATACACTGGCTGCGCCACCCTCGGGGCAACCGATACGACCCAGCACTGGGTCGGTACTTACCAGGGCCACAGCGATCTGGGTGCCGCAGTACTGACGACTACCCTAAGTCTGCAGCCGGACCACTCGGCGATCACGGCATACAGCTACAGCAACGGGCAGCCTGGGCTGGAGGAAAAAGGCTTCTGGCAACAGGCTGGTGATGGCAAAGTCAAAGTCACCATGGCCCAGTACCAAGGCCGCAGGCTGATCAGCGAAAGGCTCTTCCGCCGGGAGGATGGCCAGCTCTCGACCCGCCAGGAGATCATCAACGGCGAAACCTATGAACTCGGCGATAATGGCCTGACCCTCGACAAGCTCAGCCCCGTCCGGGAGTAG
- a CDS encoding hypothetical protein (COG0561) encodes MYKIIASDLDGTLLTPDHKIAPFTKDTLNQLHHQGKDFIFATGRHHIDVAGLREQLGIPAYMITSNGARVHNCKNEVIFQQDVEPEVITGIIAMTKHDPALKIHIYRNDDWLLNQEDPSLRDFHDTFSYQLFDVDNPPLEGVAKIFFTRDDRDHDKLVEWEDKINAQYGDKANVAFSTPWCLEVMDANVSKGHALEAVAKEKGYALSDCIAFGDGMNDVEMLTMAGKGLVMGTSHDKVKKALPHNEVIGNCNDEAVAHYLSGLLLK; translated from the coding sequence ATGTACAAAATTATTGCATCGGATCTGGATGGCACCCTGCTAACCCCTGATCACAAAATTGCCCCGTTTACCAAAGATACCCTCAACCAGCTTCACCACCAGGGCAAAGACTTTATCTTCGCCACTGGCCGCCACCACATTGATGTGGCAGGGCTGCGTGAGCAGCTGGGGATCCCGGCTTACATGATCACCTCCAATGGCGCCCGGGTGCACAATTGCAAGAACGAAGTGATTTTCCAGCAGGATGTCGAACCTGAGGTGATCACGGGCATTATTGCCATGACCAAACACGATCCGGCGCTGAAAATCCATATCTACCGCAACGATGACTGGCTGCTTAACCAGGAAGACCCAAGCTTGCGTGATTTCCATGACACGTTCAGCTACCAATTGTTTGATGTCGATAACCCACCGCTCGAAGGCGTCGCCAAAATTTTCTTCACCCGCGATGACCGCGACCACGACAAGCTGGTGGAATGGGAAGACAAGATCAACGCCCAGTACGGTGACAAGGCCAATGTGGCGTTCTCTACCCCGTGGTGTCTCGAGGTGATGGATGCCAATGTCTCCAAGGGCCATGCCCTCGAAGCAGTGGCCAAAGAGAAAGGCTATGCCCTGTCTGACTGCATTGCCTTCGGGGATGGTATGAACGATGTCGAAATGCTAACCATGGCCGGTAAGGGGCTGGTGATGGGGACATCGCACGACAAGGTCAAAAAAGCTCTGCCGCACAACGAGGTGATCGGTAACTGCAACGACGAGGCAGTGGCCCACTACCTAAGCGGTCTCCTGCTCAAATAG
- a CDS encoding putative aldehyde dehydrogenase (COG1012) has product MTVAENIQIQHNDCTDMDRTLQTQQTAFRAAPMPSLDERKHQLTALKHAIKRHRDPLCQALAEDYGQRHHQDTLVADIVPCINNINYTLTRLKRWMKPSRRHAGLMLSPAKVTVHHQPVGVVGIVVPWNFPVMLSLGPLISALAAGNRAMIKLSEFTPATNRVLRTLIEETFQPEQVAVFEGEAAAAAHFTQLPFDHLLFTGSTPVGHHVMRAAAENLTPVTLELGGKSPVIVAHDMPIALAVERMLFGKCLNAGQICVAPDYILVPKGRARAFIDRFIEQFNHHYPGGVDNPDFASVINERQYRRLCQWLDEAKQLGANVFPCHAKARSDSRHRLIPHLLSQVPEQATLMNEEIFGPLLPVIEYDELTDAIDFVQQRPRPLALYLMSQDPAVQQQVRDGTISGGMAINETLLQVGADDAPFGGVGPSGMGHYHGKEGFLALTKAKTVLTQHKYATTGLIKPPYGRWWQKLMLAFFMR; this is encoded by the coding sequence ATGACCGTGGCCGAGAATATCCAGATCCAGCACAATGACTGCACCGACATGGACCGCACACTGCAGACCCAGCAGACCGCCTTCAGGGCTGCGCCCATGCCCTCGCTGGACGAGCGCAAACACCAGCTAACCGCTCTGAAGCACGCCATCAAGCGGCACCGGGATCCCCTCTGCCAGGCTCTTGCCGAAGACTACGGCCAGCGTCATCACCAGGATACCCTCGTGGCAGATATTGTCCCTTGCATCAACAATATCAACTACACCTTGACCAGACTCAAGCGCTGGATGAAGCCTTCTCGGCGCCATGCCGGATTGATGCTCTCACCGGCCAAAGTGACCGTACACCACCAACCGGTTGGCGTCGTCGGCATCGTCGTGCCGTGGAACTTCCCGGTCATGCTCAGCCTGGGGCCGCTGATCTCGGCCCTGGCGGCCGGCAACCGGGCGATGATCAAGCTCAGTGAATTCACCCCGGCAACCAACCGGGTGCTCAGGACGCTGATCGAGGAAACCTTCCAGCCCGAACAGGTCGCAGTATTCGAGGGCGAAGCAGCGGCAGCGGCCCATTTCACCCAGCTGCCGTTTGATCACCTGCTGTTCACCGGCTCCACCCCTGTCGGCCACCATGTGATGCGAGCGGCGGCCGAAAACCTGACACCGGTAACGCTCGAGCTGGGCGGCAAATCCCCGGTCATTGTCGCGCACGATATGCCAATCGCCCTGGCCGTAGAACGAATGCTGTTCGGCAAATGCCTGAATGCCGGGCAGATCTGTGTTGCCCCCGACTATATCCTGGTCCCCAAGGGGCGAGCCCGGGCCTTTATCGACCGCTTTATCGAGCAGTTCAACCACCACTATCCCGGCGGGGTGGATAACCCGGATTTCGCCTCGGTGATCAACGAGCGACAGTACCGCCGCCTGTGCCAGTGGCTGGACGAGGCCAAGCAGCTCGGGGCCAATGTATTCCCATGCCACGCCAAAGCCCGCAGCGATAGCCGCCACCGCCTGATCCCCCATCTGCTCAGCCAGGTGCCGGAGCAGGCAACCCTGATGAACGAGGAAATTTTCGGCCCGCTGCTTCCCGTCATCGAATATGATGAGCTAACCGATGCCATCGACTTCGTCCAGCAGCGCCCAAGGCCGCTGGCCCTCTACCTGATGAGCCAAGATCCGGCCGTCCAACAGCAAGTCAGAGACGGAACGATATCGGGCGGGATGGCGATCAATGAAACCCTGCTGCAAGTCGGCGCTGATGATGCGCCTTTCGGTGGGGTGGGGCCTTCTGGGATGGGCCATTACCACGGCAAGGAAGGCTTTTTGGCCCTGACCAAGGCCAAAACCGTGCTGACCCAGCACAAATACGCCACCACCGGACTGATCAAGCCGCCTTATGGACGGTGGTGGCAAAAGTTGATGTTGGCCTTCTTTATGCGCTAA
- a CDS encoding hypothetical protein (COG2947) has product MAYWLFKTEPDTFSIDTLKQQKVSCWEGVRNYQARNMMRDDIKLGDQVLIYHSSCKDVGVVGIAEVVREAYPDHFQFDPEGPYFDPKSDLDNPRWVMVDIEYRRHLRLVSLKRIKANPVLAEMPLVKRGNRLSIMPVTEAQWQEILQMTGQF; this is encoded by the coding sequence ATGGCGTATTGGTTATTCAAAACAGAGCCGGACACCTTTTCGATAGACACGCTCAAGCAGCAAAAAGTTTCCTGCTGGGAAGGCGTCAGGAACTATCAGGCGCGAAATATGATGCGTGACGATATAAAGCTAGGGGATCAGGTACTGATTTACCATTCTTCCTGCAAGGATGTCGGTGTGGTCGGTATTGCCGAGGTGGTGCGCGAAGCGTATCCGGATCATTTCCAGTTTGATCCCGAAGGGCCGTATTTTGACCCGAAGTCCGATCTGGACAACCCACGCTGGGTCATGGTTGATATCGAGTACCGTCGCCACTTGCGCCTGGTATCGCTAAAGCGGATCAAAGCCAATCCGGTACTGGCTGAGATGCCGTTGGTCAAGCGGGGTAATCGGCTCAGTATCATGCCAGTGACCGAAGCGCAGTGGCAGGAAATTCTGCAGATGACCGGGCAGTTCTGA
- a CDS encoding TetR family transcriptional regulator (COG1309), translated as MKRQQLLDTALALFVANGVQATSTASIAREAGVATGTLFHHFASKQALIDTLYLEAKQDLAQVLSSPLDATALPEQLRQLWERALAWATSHPSQLKLMLQLSHDPAYPISRHQDLMLTTMGFIGNRIEQAQQQGLLAPLPMPLVLNFFRQHFLSTAQLFIEQPELARQAQYQQGAFHILWQGLQPLTHLSQDTAAATR; from the coding sequence ATGAAACGACAGCAGCTACTCGATACAGCCCTGGCCCTATTTGTCGCCAACGGAGTACAGGCAACCTCGACCGCCAGCATTGCCCGCGAAGCGGGCGTGGCAACCGGCACCCTATTCCATCACTTTGCCAGCAAGCAGGCCCTGATCGATACCCTCTACCTTGAGGCCAAGCAGGATCTGGCCCAGGTCTTGTCGAGCCCACTCGATGCCACGGCCTTGCCGGAGCAGCTTCGCCAACTGTGGGAGCGGGCCCTGGCGTGGGCCACGAGCCACCCCAGCCAGCTCAAGCTGATGCTGCAGCTCAGCCACGACCCAGCCTATCCCATCAGCCGTCATCAGGATCTGATGCTGACGACCATGGGGTTCATTGGCAACAGGATCGAACAGGCCCAGCAGCAGGGCCTGTTGGCCCCCCTACCGATGCCGCTGGTACTGAATTTTTTCCGCCAGCACTTCCTGAGCACCGCCCAGCTGTTCATCGAACAGCCCGAATTGGCCCGGCAGGCACAATACCAGCAAGGGGCATTTCACATCCTTTGGCAAGGACTCCAGCCGCTGACTCACCTCTCCCAGGACACGGCGGCAGCCACCAGATAG
- a CDS encoding hypothetical protein (COG3148), with protein MTTPCPRCGFHHNCICHAEPALDCPHTFILLTHPKEMGKDTNTGQLMERSLAHCQRQLWDRVNPPRALLDMLADPQYQPWLLFPGDDTVSAIPFQATAGKTPLFILLDATWQEARKMIRRSPWLATLPRLALAPNTDSAYTLRRNQQTGNLCTCEAGIALLEATGFGRDANQLQQYFNHFLAVFHAEKSGHKK; from the coding sequence ATGACCACACCCTGCCCGCGCTGCGGCTTTCACCACAACTGTATCTGCCATGCCGAGCCCGCGTTGGATTGCCCGCATACCTTTATCCTGCTCACCCACCCCAAGGAGATGGGCAAAGACACCAATACCGGTCAATTGATGGAGCGCAGCCTAGCCCATTGCCAACGCCAGCTCTGGGACCGGGTCAATCCGCCGCGAGCCCTGCTCGACATGCTGGCTGATCCGCAGTACCAGCCTTGGTTGCTGTTCCCCGGCGATGACACCGTGTCGGCCATACCGTTCCAGGCAACGGCAGGCAAAACCCCCTTGTTTATCCTGCTTGATGCTACCTGGCAGGAGGCACGCAAGATGATCCGCCGCAGCCCTTGGCTGGCAACCCTGCCCCGGTTGGCGCTTGCCCCGAATACCGATTCGGCCTATACCCTGCGCCGCAACCAACAAACGGGCAACCTGTGCACCTGCGAGGCCGGTATCGCCTTGCTCGAAGCCACCGGCTTTGGCCGGGATGCCAACCAGCTTCAGCAGTATTTCAACCACTTCCTCGCAGTATTCCATGCCGAGAAGAGTGGCCATAAAAAATAA